In a genomic window of Microterricola viridarii:
- a CDS encoding ABC transporter permease, producing MSEAINTTVTQIRSRKRFAVKELAIEYAVLFLLGAVLIALAILSPSFFTFGNIVNILNQNAPLVIIAAAGTFVIISGNFDLSSGAVYGVAGVIAAWIAVATENVWLALLAAPVAGVVLGAFNGIVITKLRVHSFLATLASSMIFTTIAVLITGGSLITVTTPGFSTLGRERVGGVFIAVFIMIVVAAIFWLLLSRTIFGRHVYAVGGNDEAAELSGININRTRVIVFVLSGLAAGTAAAIGVSRISSGQPLAGAGLELSAIAAVILGGTSIYGGVGAVWRSIAGVFLIALIGNGFDLLNLNPQLKDMVTGIIILAAVGIAAAGRGRR from the coding sequence ATGAGTGAGGCCATCAACACCACCGTCACCCAGATCCGGTCGCGGAAGCGGTTTGCCGTCAAGGAGCTGGCGATCGAGTACGCCGTGCTCTTCCTGCTCGGCGCCGTGCTGATCGCGCTCGCGATCCTCTCGCCGTCGTTCTTCACCTTCGGCAACATCGTCAACATCCTGAACCAGAACGCACCGCTCGTGATCATCGCAGCGGCCGGCACCTTCGTGATCATCTCGGGCAACTTCGACCTGTCCAGCGGCGCCGTCTACGGTGTCGCCGGCGTGATCGCGGCGTGGATCGCGGTCGCGACGGAGAACGTGTGGCTCGCGCTGCTGGCGGCACCCGTCGCCGGCGTCGTCCTCGGTGCCTTCAACGGCATCGTGATCACCAAGCTCAGGGTGCACTCGTTCCTCGCGACACTGGCCTCCTCGATGATCTTCACGACCATTGCCGTGCTGATCACCGGCGGAAGCCTCATCACGGTGACGACGCCCGGGTTCTCGACGCTCGGCCGCGAACGCGTCGGCGGCGTCTTCATCGCGGTGTTCATCATGATCGTCGTCGCCGCCATCTTCTGGCTGCTGCTCTCGCGCACCATCTTCGGTCGCCACGTCTACGCCGTCGGCGGCAACGACGAGGCCGCGGAGCTCTCCGGCATCAACATCAATCGCACCCGGGTGATCGTGTTCGTCCTGAGCGGCCTCGCCGCGGGAACCGCCGCAGCCATCGGCGTCTCGCGCATCTCCTCTGGACAGCCCCTGGCCGGTGCCGGCCTCGAGCTCAGCGCGATCGCCGCCGTGATCCTCGGCGGGACCAGCATCTACGGCGGGGTCGGGGCCGTCTGGCGCTCCATCGCCGGCGTGTTCCTGATCGCCCTGATCGGCAACGGCTTCGACCTGCTCAACCTCAACCCGCAGCTGAAGGACATGGTCACCGGAATCATCATCCTGGCGGCGGTCGGCATCGCCGCCGCCGGCCGAGGGCGACGCTAA
- a CDS encoding sugar ABC transporter ATP-binding protein: MAEPVIGATLIELRNVSKRFGGTQALDNVSLEVRAGEIHAFVGENGAGKSTLGKVIAGIYAADQGEVLVDDVSVERWNPALAQRHGVAMIAQELALVPDLTVAQNVFLGAEEQRFGFERRNLSERFLALDAEVGFGLDPRAKVRGLRIADQQKVEILRSLARNARVIVMDEPTSSLAAKEMAQLEALMRTLRDRGCCVVYVSHFLDSVLSVADRITVMRDGRRVSTVATSEVTKHELVTAMLGRELDGAYPERPSAPDRTAAPLLRVANARTSTGVEGMSFEVRPGEIVGLLGLVGSGRTECLRAVFGVDELSGGEVVYQGADWARKKPKDSIAAGLIFVSEDRHRDGLVLERSVRENIALASLGKRAAAGVISTRAEKSVALGFASALQIRPLDIELPVGWFSGGNQQKALLSKALAADPKVIILDEPTRGVDVGAKRTIYELIVRLAQEGIGVVLISSEHEEIMELAHRAYLVSEGRTFGEIVPEETTVEKVLFQLFNVTPNEEPAA; the protein is encoded by the coding sequence ATGGCTGAGCCAGTGATCGGGGCCACTCTGATCGAGCTGCGCAACGTGAGCAAGCGTTTCGGCGGCACGCAGGCACTCGACAACGTCTCCCTCGAGGTGCGCGCGGGCGAGATCCATGCCTTCGTCGGAGAGAACGGTGCCGGCAAGTCGACCCTCGGAAAGGTCATCGCGGGCATCTATGCGGCAGACCAGGGCGAGGTCCTCGTCGACGACGTCTCGGTCGAGCGATGGAACCCGGCACTGGCTCAGCGGCACGGCGTCGCCATGATCGCGCAGGAGCTCGCGCTCGTGCCCGATCTGACCGTGGCCCAGAACGTCTTCCTCGGTGCGGAGGAGCAGCGATTCGGGTTCGAGCGCCGCAACCTGAGCGAGCGGTTCCTGGCCCTCGACGCCGAGGTCGGCTTCGGGCTCGACCCCCGGGCGAAAGTGCGGGGGCTCCGCATCGCCGACCAGCAGAAGGTGGAGATCCTGCGCTCCCTCGCCCGGAACGCGCGCGTCATCGTGATGGACGAGCCCACCTCCTCGCTCGCGGCCAAGGAGATGGCGCAGCTCGAGGCGCTCATGCGCACCCTGCGCGACCGGGGATGCTGCGTCGTCTACGTGTCCCACTTCCTCGACTCGGTGCTGAGCGTCGCCGACCGCATCACCGTGATGCGCGACGGACGCCGGGTCAGCACGGTCGCCACCTCCGAGGTCACCAAGCACGAGCTGGTGACCGCGATGCTCGGACGCGAACTGGACGGGGCCTACCCCGAGCGCCCCTCCGCGCCCGACCGCACGGCTGCACCGCTCCTGCGGGTCGCCAACGCGCGCACCTCCACCGGTGTGGAAGGCATGTCGTTCGAGGTCCGGCCCGGCGAGATCGTCGGCCTGCTCGGCCTGGTCGGCAGCGGCCGGACCGAGTGCCTCCGTGCGGTCTTCGGCGTGGACGAGCTGAGCGGTGGCGAGGTCGTCTACCAGGGCGCCGACTGGGCGCGGAAAAAACCGAAGGACTCGATCGCGGCCGGCCTGATCTTTGTCTCGGAGGACCGGCACCGGGACGGGCTCGTTCTCGAACGCTCCGTGCGCGAGAACATCGCGCTGGCCAGCCTCGGCAAGCGTGCCGCCGCCGGCGTCATCAGCACCCGTGCCGAGAAGAGCGTCGCACTCGGGTTCGCGAGCGCCCTGCAGATACGCCCGCTCGACATTGAGCTGCCCGTCGGCTGGTTCTCCGGAGGAAACCAGCAGAAGGCGCTGCTCAGCAAGGCACTCGCGGCAGACCCGAAGGTCATCATCCTCGACGAGCCGACGCGCGGGGTGGATGTCGGTGCGAAGCGCACCATCTACGAGCTCATCGTGAGGCTCGCACAGGAGGGGATCGGCGTCGTCCTGATCTCCTCGGAGCACGAAGAGATCATGGAGCTCGCACACCGGGCCTACCTGGTCTCGGAGGGCCGCACCTTCGGGGAGATCGTTCCCGAGGAGACCACCGTTGAGAAGGTGCTGTTCCAGCTCTTCAACGTCACCCCAAACGAGGAGCCGGCAGCATGA
- a CDS encoding sugar ABC transporter substrate-binding protein yields the protein MKPLLRVIAGAGVLALGASLAGCSADTGPAGNADGESFNIVFLAASSQNGYSQAVYEGIETRAAELSAELGITITTKIQDGQFDANTQLSQMQNAGTTGQADGIIVVPNDGPGLAAAFPLGNDVPVATVLNPIGPDIEKMEQQTEGVISTVASPPSIGATGQAEQAVEYCKDIDPCKLGLLAGLLNSPLDVARVDAWHQVLDKHKNITIVGTVEGAYDRDKSLTAVSNLLQGNKDINGILSNADQQTMGAQIALEDAGIDPSTVFLTGGGGTREAVDAVRAGTWSNGYLNYPVTMGGKALEQIVNQLRGEPVEAVVDADSLGDFGPFITQKDLLEHPDYTGEWNG from the coding sequence ATGAAGCCTCTTCTCCGAGTAATCGCAGGCGCTGGTGTTCTAGCGCTCGGAGCATCCCTCGCCGGCTGCAGCGCCGACACCGGGCCCGCCGGCAACGCCGATGGCGAGTCGTTCAACATCGTGTTCCTCGCCGCGTCGTCGCAGAACGGCTACAGCCAGGCCGTCTACGAGGGCATCGAGACACGTGCCGCAGAGCTCTCCGCAGAGCTGGGCATCACCATCACCACCAAGATCCAGGACGGCCAGTTCGACGCGAACACGCAGCTCTCCCAGATGCAGAACGCCGGCACCACCGGCCAGGCCGACGGCATCATCGTCGTTCCCAACGACGGCCCCGGCCTCGCCGCGGCATTCCCGCTCGGCAACGACGTTCCCGTCGCCACGGTGCTCAACCCGATCGGCCCGGACATCGAGAAGATGGAACAGCAGACCGAGGGCGTCATCAGCACGGTCGCCTCGCCTCCCTCGATCGGTGCGACGGGGCAGGCCGAGCAGGCCGTCGAGTACTGCAAGGACATCGACCCCTGCAAGCTGGGCCTCCTCGCCGGCCTGCTGAACTCGCCGCTCGACGTTGCCCGCGTCGACGCGTGGCACCAGGTTCTCGACAAGCACAAGAACATCACGATCGTCGGCACCGTCGAGGGTGCCTACGACCGCGACAAGTCGCTGACCGCGGTGAGCAACCTGTTGCAGGGCAACAAGGACATCAACGGCATCCTGAGCAACGCCGACCAGCAGACGATGGGCGCGCAGATCGCGCTGGAGGATGCCGGAATCGACCCGTCCACGGTGTTCCTCACCGGTGGCGGCGGCACCCGGGAGGCCGTCGACGCCGTCCGCGCGGGCACCTGGAGCAACGGCTACCTGAACTACCCGGTCACCATGGGCGGGAAGGCGCTCGAGCAGATCGTCAACCAGCTGCGCGGCGAGCCGGTGGAAGCCGTCGTCGATGCTGACTCGCTGGGCGACTTCGGCCCCTTCATCACCCAGAAGGACCTGCTGGAGCACCCGGACTACACCGGCGAGTGGAACGGATAA
- a CDS encoding PucR family transcriptional regulator: protein MNRPSNGTVELRHLIDSRELHDLTARYVASGASPVRDLALITDIEEIASIGPDTVVLLSQGVALGGWMISSALRYAWERKACALIVPEQSLSESVIELARRLGVSLLTTNRDVTRLALDVAIQLGVARAGSVARIQALSARLADAEDLVSLVALVSDELGGVRVRVVSTGGVAIAEAGSSSAPTRPTLSPGEQAAPVTVRVSRRGSAADMLVADVTEHARPFTEHVLLAAVPAIRALLSETRLGAIRASLPMVTMTALTGTSRVGGYEDPFDLGAAAALTWPLDGSHMALCILSNDPGRLGGAVHQLWNAEVPDVPLGRFTDGWLAFVPLRDEDSQQLIIDRLREQLEQLRVLGLMVGVSPIFSGSAEAVNSVRKAWLAARLAGSDGASDDALVVFDDIRSHLLRRLLPPELAEQVATEIFPLLLTDAASGEIIETLLAYLSARGSISHTASALGVHRNTVQSRLRRAEELGVALNDPGEILPAHMILAALARRRSASGVTGRA, encoded by the coding sequence GTGAACCGCCCATCGAACGGCACCGTTGAGCTGCGCCACCTGATCGATTCCCGCGAGCTCCACGACCTCACCGCGCGTTACGTCGCCTCGGGCGCGAGCCCGGTGCGCGACCTCGCGCTCATCACCGACATCGAGGAGATCGCCTCGATCGGCCCGGACACCGTCGTCCTGCTCAGCCAAGGGGTCGCGCTCGGCGGCTGGATGATCTCCTCCGCGCTCCGGTACGCCTGGGAGCGCAAGGCCTGTGCGCTGATCGTGCCAGAGCAGTCGCTGTCCGAATCCGTGATCGAGCTGGCCCGCCGACTCGGTGTCTCCCTGCTCACCACGAATCGAGACGTGACCAGGCTGGCGCTGGACGTTGCGATACAGCTGGGAGTCGCTCGGGCCGGGTCCGTCGCGAGGATCCAGGCTCTCAGCGCTCGGCTGGCGGACGCCGAGGACCTCGTCTCGCTCGTCGCGCTGGTCTCCGATGAACTCGGCGGAGTGCGGGTGCGGGTCGTGTCGACAGGCGGAGTCGCCATCGCCGAGGCCGGGAGCTCGTCCGCTCCCACGCGCCCCACCCTCTCACCCGGTGAGCAGGCCGCGCCGGTCACCGTTCGCGTCTCCCGGCGAGGCAGCGCGGCCGACATGCTCGTCGCCGACGTCACCGAGCATGCGCGTCCCTTCACCGAACACGTGCTGCTCGCGGCGGTGCCCGCGATACGGGCGCTGCTCAGCGAGACGCGGCTGGGCGCGATCCGGGCGTCCCTTCCGATGGTCACCATGACCGCGCTCACCGGCACCTCGCGCGTCGGCGGCTACGAGGACCCCTTCGACCTGGGAGCCGCAGCTGCCCTGACCTGGCCGCTCGACGGAAGCCACATGGCCCTGTGCATCCTGAGCAACGACCCGGGACGCCTTGGCGGCGCCGTGCACCAGCTCTGGAACGCGGAAGTGCCCGATGTCCCGCTCGGGCGCTTCACCGACGGCTGGCTGGCATTTGTGCCGTTGCGCGACGAGGACAGCCAACAGCTCATCATTGATCGGCTGCGCGAGCAGCTCGAGCAGTTGCGCGTCCTCGGCCTCATGGTCGGCGTCTCGCCGATCTTCAGCGGCTCGGCGGAGGCCGTGAACAGCGTGCGAAAGGCGTGGCTGGCAGCCAGGCTGGCCGGCTCCGACGGAGCCTCGGATGACGCGCTCGTCGTGTTCGACGACATCCGTTCGCACCTGCTGCGACGACTTCTGCCGCCCGAGCTGGCCGAGCAGGTGGCCACCGAGATCTTCCCGCTGCTGCTCACGGACGCCGCTTCCGGCGAGATCATCGAGACGCTCCTCGCCTACCTGTCGGCGCGCGGATCGATCTCGCACACGGCGAGCGCGTTGGGCGTTCACCGCAACACCGTCCAATCGCGACTGCGCCGCGCGGAGGAGTTGGGCGTCGCGCTCAACGACCCCGGCGAGATCCTCCCCGCCCACATGATCCTGGCCGCGCTCGCCCGTCGGCGCAGTGCCTCAGGCGTCACCGGCCGCGCCTGA